In the genome of Deltaproteobacteria bacterium, the window GCATTGTACGGGTTGATCTGTGTTCCCACTTATCACATAACGGTTAAGGTATAAAGAACAATTTTGTTGACACGACGCACATAAATCGTATTGTATGCAAAAACACGGAGGTTATATGATAAAAAGAAAATACGGCTGGAGGCCTGATGTACCGGATCAAAGGGATTTCCTTTATGCAAGGATTGTACGCGTACCCGAAAAACTGCCGGAGAAGACCGATCTGCGCGCGTACTGCTCGCGGGTGGAGGATCAGGGAGAGCTTGGGAGCTGCACTGCCAACGCGATAGCTGGCAGCATTGAATTCATCGAAAACCTTCTCAAACAAAAGTTCGAGGATAAAAGCAGGCTTTTTATTTATTACAATGAACGGGCGATTGAGGGGCACGTCGATGAAGACAGCGGTGCAATGCTCAGGGACGGCATAAAGGTTTGCGCCAGGTTCGGCGCATGTGATGAACTCATCTGGCCGTACGATATCGATCGGTTTGCCCAAAAACCGGATCAAAAGTCTTACAAAGACGGGCTGCAGCACCTGATCACGTCATACCACCGTATCCTCAATATCAATGAGATGCGGACCTGCCTTGCCCGGGGCTATCCGTTTATATTCGGTTTTGCTGTATACGAGAGTTTTGAATCGGATAAGGTTAAAAAAACCGGTATTGTAGATATGCCTGCCGCCTCAGAAAAGATGATCGGCGGCCATGCCGTAATGGCTGTCGGGTATGATGATTTAAAAGAACGTTTTCTCGTGCGTAATTCATGGGGTAAAAGCTGGGGCATGGACGGCTATTTTACAATACCTTATCAATATCTTAAAACCCTTGCCGATGATTTCTGGACAATAAACAAGTAGCACTTATCTCCCCGACAATGACAAATAGACCTAAACCCTTTTCCACCTTATGTGGTTAAAGGGAATGCAGATGTGGTGGACGCAAATATCGTTTTTCAATTATCCGGGCGGCCCGCCGGGCCGCCCTTTGTTATAGTTATATGCGATATACTTGCAGGTAATGCAAGCCCTGCCCATGCAGTCCATGTTTTACCTGCGGTGTCTCTGCAATACAAGCCTTCTTCTAAGGATAAGAAAACCTATGCCTGTCAGAGGTATGAGCAGGAACATTATACCGGAACTGCCGCTTGTGCCCTGCGTACCAAGCCATGCACATCCGGAGCTTGACGATGACTTTGTCGCAAAGCTGAAGTCCAGCGTTGACGTATTATCAGATGCATCCGTTGCCGTGATAATAACACTGTGCTTACCGGGACTCAGGAAACTGAGCAATATCTGTCTCGACGAGCCGAGGGACTTTGACGGAGAGCCGTCAAGGCTGTACGCAACCGCGATCTCGTCCGACGGCGTCTGATAATCAGAGACCTTGAGATCGAGTTCCACGTTCGTTCCCGTTGTTGCACCGTTCTGCATGTTTGTAACGGATATCGCGGGCGGCACAGTGTCTACCCTGAACGTGAGGCATGCCGGCGTAAGGTCCGAGAAATTACCCTTGTTCTTTGCCATGACCTCAAACGTATGCACACCCTCTGTCAGAACAGGCAGGGTCGCCTCTGTCGACGTAGTAAACGGCGACCATAAGCCGTCATCAAGCCTGTACGTGTATTCAAGCTGTGCATTGTAATTCATAGGATCATAGCCCGCATAATTGATCACGGTATTGCTCGAGCTTATCCCAAGCATCTTTGATTGAATGCCGTTGACATTCAGCGTATTGAGGACAACAGGCCCTGAAGTCTGCTTGCCAATGTCCTGTCCATCAGGTACCAGTATATAAGCGTGCGGTGCACCGTTCTGCATCAATGCCTGGTACCTCGGCGCACCGAGTATGCCCTGCCAGTTCAACGGGCCGTACGCATAAGCGTATGCCGATAGAAAATCAGGTGTACCATCGGCATCGGCATCCAGTGCATTCGGATCAGGACCGATATAATAGAAACCCACGTTTATACCGAGCGCACCGAGATTGATCGGTGCCTGGATATAGCCGCCGAGCACGGTCGACAGAAGAACGGGTATGATCTGGGCAATGCCGTGTACCATATCCTGCGTTATGCCGGGGTATATGTTCGTTACCTGCGTAATCTTGGGAACAAGCAGGAAATTAACCATTAATGCGCCGTACGTAGACGGAGGCAAGGGCGTGGGAACAAGGTAACTTATGTCCGCGCCTGCCTGCAGGTTCCAGTTTAACGTGAACATCCTTTGCTGGACACCACCTACCTGTGCATAGAAATCTATCTGATAGT includes:
- a CDS encoding C1 family peptidase is translated as MIKRKYGWRPDVPDQRDFLYARIVRVPEKLPEKTDLRAYCSRVEDQGELGSCTANAIAGSIEFIENLLKQKFEDKSRLFIYYNERAIEGHVDEDSGAMLRDGIKVCARFGACDELIWPYDIDRFAQKPDQKSYKDGLQHLITSYHRILNINEMRTCLARGYPFIFGFAVYESFESDKVKKTGIVDMPAASEKMIGGHAVMAVGYDDLKERFLVRNSWGKSWGMDGYFTIPYQYLKTLADDFWTINK